Proteins from a genomic interval of Streptomyces sp. NBC_00820:
- a CDS encoding XRE family transcriptional regulator, with protein MMPTAKPTATRSDEAAAKAHLTTVRMSIADIARFLQDNLGQRLTARITNLSDHRQVGKWASGENTPRPEAEERLRAALQVFQLIQDAESLYTARAWLIGMNPQLDDQAPLSVIAEGHYRDVMAAARAYVDGG; from the coding sequence ATGATGCCCACCGCCAAACCGACCGCCACCAGAAGCGACGAAGCCGCCGCCAAGGCGCACCTCACCACCGTGCGCATGTCCATCGCCGACATCGCCAGGTTCCTCCAGGACAACCTCGGCCAGCGGCTCACGGCACGCATCACCAACCTCAGTGATCATCGTCAGGTCGGCAAGTGGGCATCGGGGGAGAACACGCCAAGGCCCGAAGCGGAGGAGCGCCTGCGCGCGGCACTCCAGGTCTTTCAACTCATCCAGGACGCGGAAAGCCTCTACACCGCGCGCGCCTGGCTGATCGGCATGAACCCCCAACTCGACGACCAGGCCCCCCTCAGCGTCATCGCCGAGGGCCACTACCGCGACGTCATGGCAGCGGCACGCGCCTACGTCGACGGAGGCTGA
- a CDS encoding DUF6183 family protein, with protein sequence MQPRSPAARSAWSPIEVRRSQASVCPLISSAEANGRTLDRYAASLLASGQDAANLAVAFTGHASEELRGCLVHELVLRGIAVAEIPGIARWATSSHWRRHPLGGLPLTRSDIESRSDLPRYSSRGSSHSMPFGPSESREPAVLTGVRSSSAQETTTEADATVIATAVANWAEESNGRIEARGFDLAKPLDPASVPAALLTPGLDCLRGAGKKAALSVTVLPPAQAWRVVFGAASSGGAYSRGSFGAYGRLAAWRSLAALAGCPEGATPDEVEPQVRDCVWHGFDADTKWFEQVAWDIGLAALAPDRRRLAVLAATDTD encoded by the coding sequence GTGCAGCCCCGCAGCCCCGCAGCCCGGTCGGCGTGGTCGCCGATCGAGGTTCGTAGGAGTCAAGCGTCTGTATGTCCATTGATCTCCTCGGCGGAGGCGAACGGCCGGACGCTGGATCGCTACGCGGCCTCACTGCTCGCCTCCGGCCAGGACGCCGCGAATCTGGCTGTGGCGTTCACCGGGCACGCTTCGGAGGAGCTTCGGGGCTGCCTGGTTCACGAGTTGGTCCTCAGGGGCATCGCCGTCGCAGAGATACCGGGGATCGCCCGTTGGGCGACGTCGTCGCATTGGCGTCGTCATCCGCTGGGCGGGCTTCCCCTGACGCGGTCGGACATCGAGAGCCGGTCCGACCTGCCGAGGTACAGCAGCCGCGGCAGTAGTCACTCGATGCCGTTCGGGCCGTCGGAGAGCCGCGAACCGGCTGTGCTCACCGGCGTCCGTAGCTCCTCGGCGCAGGAGACGACGACGGAAGCCGACGCCACGGTCATCGCCACGGCCGTGGCGAACTGGGCCGAGGAGTCCAACGGGCGTATCGAGGCACGGGGCTTCGATCTCGCGAAGCCTCTGGACCCCGCGTCGGTCCCGGCCGCGCTGCTAACGCCGGGGCTGGACTGTCTGCGCGGAGCGGGGAAGAAAGCCGCGCTTTCGGTCACTGTCCTCCCGCCGGCCCAGGCATGGCGAGTCGTCTTCGGTGCCGCGTCCTCGGGAGGGGCGTACAGCCGCGGTTCCTTCGGTGCCTATGGCCGTCTGGCGGCCTGGCGGTCTCTGGCCGCGCTGGCCGGATGCCCGGAGGGCGCCACCCCCGACGAGGTGGAACCACAGGTACGGGACTGCGTCTGGCACGGTTTCGATGCCGACACGAAGTGGTTCGAGCAAGTGGCCTGGGACATCGGCCTGGCCGCCCTTGCTCCGGATCGCCGGCGTTTGGCCGTGTTGGCGGCCACCGACACCGACTGA
- a CDS encoding DUF6924 domain-containing protein, with translation MRGRRGLRAADRIRSEFRTTPAGVHDIHANLSIGNMGFEEYAGWAHDDPEGIHRSA, from the coding sequence GTGCGTGGACGACGAGGACTACGAGCAGCTGACCGAATTCGGTCTGAGTTCCGCACCACCCCCGCAGGGGTCCACGACATCCACGCGAACCTCAGCATCGGCAACATGGGCTTCGAGGAGTACGCCGGATGGGCCCACGATGATCCCGAGGGCATCCATCGTTCCGCCTGA
- a CDS encoding class I SAM-dependent methyltransferase: MWATAVGVARVRALENERENALFRDPLAQAFAAAGGLWPSSPPPDDEAGRRRRLAVSFSIVIRTKFLDDLLRQASASGVRQVVLLGAGMDSRAFRMDWPEGTRLFEVDTAAPLDFKASVLRQERAVARCERITVAVDLREDWPGALAAAGHDPTVPTVWIAEGLLIYLPEDAVELLLARISAQSAAGSRMGLTLGSRGVIERFGADTAPGSAASMWVSEMPDDPVGWLAGHGWEAGSHTLRERAAAYGRPISTPPQREERPGGLISAVRR; the protein is encoded by the coding sequence GTGTGGGCCACGGCTGTGGGAGTGGCCAGGGTGCGGGCGCTGGAGAACGAGCGGGAGAACGCGCTGTTCCGCGACCCACTGGCACAGGCCTTCGCCGCCGCCGGCGGCCTGTGGCCCTCCTCGCCGCCGCCCGATGACGAGGCCGGGCGACGCCGTCGGCTGGCCGTGTCGTTCTCCATTGTCATCAGGACGAAGTTCCTCGACGACCTGTTGCGGCAGGCTTCCGCGTCCGGGGTCCGGCAGGTCGTGCTGCTCGGCGCCGGCATGGACAGCCGGGCCTTCCGGATGGACTGGCCCGAGGGCACCCGGCTGTTCGAGGTCGACACCGCCGCGCCACTGGACTTCAAGGCTTCGGTGCTGCGCCAGGAGCGGGCCGTCGCACGCTGCGAGCGGATCACCGTCGCGGTGGATCTGCGTGAGGACTGGCCAGGTGCGCTGGCCGCCGCAGGGCACGACCCGACGGTGCCGACCGTGTGGATCGCCGAAGGACTGCTGATCTATCTGCCCGAGGACGCGGTGGAGTTGCTGCTGGCCCGGATCAGCGCGCAGTCGGCGGCAGGAAGTCGGATGGGGCTGACGCTGGGCTCGCGCGGCGTGATCGAGCGCTTCGGCGCGGACACCGCGCCGGGATCGGCGGCGTCCATGTGGGTCTCGGAGATGCCCGACGACCCGGTGGGCTGGCTGGCCGGGCACGGCTGGGAGGCCGGCAGCCACACCCTGCGCGAGCGCGCTGCCGCCTACGGCCGCCCGATCAGCACCCCGCCGCAGCGCGAGGAACGGCCCGGCGGACTGATCTCGGCGGTCCGCCGGTAG
- a CDS encoding phosphotransferase codes for MMNAGAVVRRGSLVERPAPPTARALHAHLRALEEHGFDAAPTPLQLTTDGREHLTYIPGDVALPPYPRWAMTETALRSVGSLLRRLHDAGAAIPVDTRAAWPQALADPEGGTMLCHNDVCPENVVFRDGYATALIDFDLAAPGRPLWDIAMTARYWVPMLDPTSAAALHPAGLDAPTRLRILADSYGLSPQERAELPGIIEQATASCRAFVADRVTAGDPVYTQVLSERGGWQRWDRIQEWLVAHHEKFTTTLLD; via the coding sequence ATGATGAACGCGGGCGCGGTCGTCCGCCGCGGTTCCCTGGTGGAACGCCCCGCGCCGCCCACTGCGCGCGCCCTCCACGCCCACCTCCGCGCACTCGAAGAACACGGCTTCGACGCGGCTCCGACTCCGCTCCAGCTCACCACGGACGGCCGCGAGCATCTGACCTACATCCCCGGTGACGTTGCCCTGCCGCCGTATCCCCGCTGGGCGATGACGGAGACCGCTCTGCGTTCGGTGGGAAGCCTGCTGCGACGCCTGCACGACGCCGGCGCGGCCATCCCCGTGGACACCCGCGCCGCATGGCCCCAGGCTCTGGCCGACCCGGAGGGAGGAACGATGCTGTGCCACAACGACGTGTGCCCGGAAAACGTCGTCTTCCGCGACGGCTATGCCACGGCCCTGATCGATTTCGACCTGGCAGCGCCCGGACGACCGCTGTGGGACATCGCCATGACCGCCCGCTACTGGGTCCCCATGCTCGATCCCACGTCCGCGGCAGCCCTCCACCCCGCCGGGCTGGACGCCCCGACGCGACTGCGAATCCTCGCCGACAGCTACGGCCTCTCTCCGCAGGAACGCGCCGAACTACCCGGCATCATCGAACAGGCCACAGCGTCCTGCCGGGCCTTCGTCGCCGACCGCGTGACCGCTGGCGACCCTGTCTACACACAGGTGCTGTCCGAGCGCGGAGGTTGGCAACGGTGGGACCGCATCCAGGAGTGGCTCGTGGCCCACCACGAGAAGTTCACGACCACTTTGCTGGACTGA